AGGGTATGTTAAGCGAATATCGTGCGCTGTACGTCATCTTTATTCCGGGGCAGTAGTGACCTGTTCCAGTATTCGCTACACCGATCCCCCTTGTCCCAACGATAATAATGGAGAGTCAGGAATAGAATCTGTTCTGACTACGAGGTGCGTGACACCCAATCATAGATCGTTGCCCAACGCTTGGACAGCAGCTCCCAATCGTACCGCTTCGCCTGCACCTGAGCTGCGGCGGCCATTGCTGTCAGGCGTGCCGGGTCGGCTAGCAGTTCTGTAATGCCTGTGGCCAGTGCTGTGGCGTCACCAGGCGGTACCACGATCCCGGCTGTACCGTACCCCAGGATTTCGGCGCGATCCCCAACATCGCCGGTCACCACCGGCACACCCAAAGCCAGACTTTCCGCGATCTTGAGTGGCCAGCGAGCACGCGCTACCGCATCATCGTAAACTGGATCAACACTGAGATCGGCTAATGCCAGTAAAGCGCGTACCGTCTGATGCGAAACATGACCGGTCAAAAGAACCTGGTTGCGCCAGGATTGTTGTGATACATAGCGTTGGATAACCGGCAAATCCTCACCGCCACCGATCAGCAACAAGCGTGCCGTTGGGTAGTGGATGATAATCTGAGCAAAGGCCTGCAACAGGAGATCAACTGGATGGTTGTGGAGAGCCAGGGTTCCTGCATAGGCAATCACCGGCCCTGCGGGTAATCTCAACGCCTGCCTGAGAGCTGTGCGGATTGGTTGTGGTGGCGGGAGAAAATCACGGGCCACACCGTTGGGCACAATGACGCAGGGGCGTTGCAGCCGGGCCATTCGATCTGCCAGATAGCGGGTATTGACGGTAATGCCAGCGGCCAGACGCGGCAACAGCCATTGCCAGAAGGCAAAGACGGCCCGTTGCCAGCGTGCAGTAAAGCGGTTGGCCGTTACCTCGTCATCGTCGCAATCGACAAGAAATGGCTGTCGCCGCCAGAGACGCACTGCAAGCAGCGCCGCCAGGCCGTTGATCGGTTGTGGTTTTCCCAGATGATACCACTCTGCCGGCGAGCACAGCACCCCCCACATCATGCCAAGTGTTGAGGAGAGCAGCACAAAAAGTAGTTCAAGAGGAGTAAATCGTACCGGTGTGCTACCGACCTTGCGTGCGTGCATCTGTCCGACATACCAGACCTCAACACCATCGATTACAAACCGGCGTTGGGCACAACTGGCGAGATCAGGATGGAGGGCCAGGATGCGCACCTGGAACCCTTGCTGAACCAGACCGCGCGCAATGTTGAGATAACGCCTCCCGGAAGGCCGTTCAATGCCCATTGGCAAGAGAAAAACGATCCGCCGTTTGGCAGGCAATTTCCCCTGTTGCTGACGGGTATGTGCGAATATATTCATGTATTCTGCAAGAAACATCTATCTTCGGTTCAGTTCGTGTGCCAGATCGGTAATGATTGACACCAATCGTGGCCAGGACTCGGCCCGTTCGGTAGCTGAAGCCTGTACATTAGCCGTGAGGCACGGTGCCAGATCATCCTGGAAATAGCGCACAATGGCCTGGGCGAGGGCATGCGCATCCTGTGGCGGCACAATCAGGCCGGTAACTCCATCTTGCACAACTTCTGGTAGTCCACCAACATTGGTTGTAATCACCGGTTTACCAAAACCAAACGCGAGCTGGACAACCGCACTCTGGGTGGCCGAGACGTAAGGTAAAACAACAACATCGGCCGTACTGAAGATTGCCGGCAGTTCTTCGTTTGATACATAGCGATCAACGAATGTTATTGCCTCAGTCACCCCAAACTCGGCTGCGTAGCGCTGATAGTATGCCGGCGATCCCCAGATTTCACCCACGACGAGCAAATGAACGTCAAGCTGTTGCCGAACCTGAGCCAGAGCTTGAATCAGATATTCCAACCCTTTGTAGGGGCGAACAAATCCAAAAAAGAGCAATATCCGACGCTGGTCAGGTACCTGCCACTGGTGGCGCAGTGCGGCATTGACAGCAGAGGCTGCATTAGTCAAGATCGGCTCATACGTGGGCAGAAATGCCTTCACAATCCGGGCATGAGGGAGCAAGGCCCGCGCCCGGTAGCGATCTGGTTCACTGTGTACGATGAGGGCATCAGCCCGGCGCAGTACTGTCATCGCCAGCCGCCGATCAATCACTCCGCCGCCGTCATGTGGTAATACGTTGTGACAGATCATGGCAATCTTCGTTGCCGGTGGCCGTTTAAGCAGACTCGAAATAACGGTCAGGCTGGGTGTCCAGTACGGAACCCACCACTGTAATAAAAGGAGATCGGGTTGATCGGCTCGCACCCGGCGCACCAGACGCCACCAGGTAAAGGGATTTATCGGATCAAGCAAGTACTCGCACTCAACCCGTAGCGGTGCAGTGCTTGGATCGCGATCACTACGGCCTGGAAAGAGCCAGGTCGGGTATTGGCGGGTAAAGGAGTAGAAAAATGTGGTATGCCCGGCCGCTCGAAGGTGGTGAACCAACATGGTGCTGTAATGGGCAATACCACCGCGAAAAGGATATGTTGGTCCCACAACTGCAATACGCACTAGCGAATCCTCCAAATGCTTACTCCGTCCTGGCGGTAGATAACCTCATAATAGGGAGATTGATCGATCTGTCCCGGATCAAGGTATTCGTTCGCCGGATTGGCGGCTGGTCCATTGTAGAGAAACGTGAACCCGTTCGCACGGAGTGCAGTTGCAGCTTCCGCGCTACCAATTGGGTGTTGTTGGATCGACTGGTTCAGTTGGGCGATATTCCGTAGGGTATCGGGCGGATCGACGGCTTCAAACCCTACCGCCATTGGTAACAGATTGGTGCGACGACCGGTGAGAAAACTCAACCACCAACCGCCATCATTTCCGGCATAGACATACCCACCGTAAGCCGGGAAACCGTTCACATAAATTGCCGCATCCTCCGGCAGGTTAGTTTTAATCCACTGTGCTGCCGCCAGATCAGCCGGTGTCGCCAGTTGGTATGCCGGATCAAGGATGGTTGCCTGCATGTGTGTGCCCCAACCGAGGATTGCCAGACCTGTGATAAGCTGCGCAGTTATGATCGTACCAACGTTGTGCCGCCAGTTCACCGGCAATACCAGTGCCAGACTACGCATCAAGAAAAACCAACCGGCACCGGCAGCCGGAGCGATTGCCAGGTATGCGCCGATTAAGACGGTGAATGCCGTAATCATCCCCTGCCCGTTCAGTCCAAGCAGTTGTGGGTTGGCTACCAGCCATGCCAGGACGGCCCATACCACCAGGACGACCCCACTACTCTGCCGACGCCAGAGCAGACTCGCCAGTCCCAGTGCAGCGAATGGAAAGAGGCCGGCATGAAATGCAGCGCCAATCGTCTCAAGTGCGATAGGGTTACTGGTTTCAGCACTTGTATTGAGTAGCGCGGAAGCCAGGCGCGTGATTTGGCCTTGCTGCACGCGCCATAGCCAGGGAGAGGCCAGCAACACCGCTCCCAGCGCACCAATTGCACCCACAGCACCCAGACGGAGCAATATCTGCCATCGCAGCGGGGTTCGCAACCCAACGCCGACAATGGTATAGGCGATAACGAAGCAGATTGCCAGTACCGCCACGCGATAATGACTCAGGGCCAACCCGGCACTTGTTAGCCAGGCCAGGAACAATGGATGGCGCAGGTCGCGCCACGAACGATGTGGCTGCAATGCCCGGTCAATCAACGTCATCCAGGCGATGGCCGCTGCTGGCAAGACCGTCTGCCCGGCCAGTTGGGTATAGCGTCCCCAATTGACATAATATGCCGGATAAAAACTGAGGAAGCCAACGACCAGTGCAGCCCATACACCGGTCAGTCGTGAATGGGTGAGACGGGCCGTCAATAGATACAGCAATGGCACGGCCAGACCATTCATCACCTGTCCCACCAGAATAACCCCCTGAGCGGCTGAGATACCGGTGAGCCAGTGCCACCATGCGGCCATGGCGTGAAAGGCATAGTGGTAAGTGAAGGTTATCGCCGGTGCGTATGGCTGCCACGAGTGAAACAGACCACCGTGGTCAATTAACAACTGGGTGATGACAGTGTGATGGTATGAGTCGCCGAATAATCCCACCGGAACCGTGCGGACGACAAAGAGGCGCACTGCCAGAGCAGCGATAGTGAGCGACACCACGATCCATCCGATCAGGTGTCTGTGCGAATACGTTGCTAATCGGTAGGGTTGCAGTGGCCAGAACGCTACAACAGCCAGCACAGCCAGCAGAATCCAGGCTGCTCCACCATGCCAGCGCCAGCCGATCAGTTCACTGAACAGCAGCAGGATTGGCATGACAACACAACTGAGGCTAGTAGCAAGGGCTAACCGTTCAAACCAGAGTAGTGGTATGGGGTACAGCCAGCGTAATGTGGCCAGTCCAGGAATTGTAAAGAGCAACAAACCACCCACTATGGTTAACGGTACCTGGAGCAATGACCAGGTCATCCACCAGAGCAATCCTGGCGCTGCCATGCTGATAACCGCCGCCAACCAGATGATTGGTAACCAGATTTCCAGGCGGGAAAAGGTGTATGTGCGAGTGGTAATCACAGGTAAACTCTATACCCATAGTGCAATGCTGCCAAAAGGCGTGCTTATTGTAGCACGCCTTATTGCATAGTTTGCAGCAGCTATATTGCCATCTATCGGTGAGGGGAGCGGTGACGCACACTCTAAGCTGACAGTGATCAATGCTTGCTGGACGGAAGCTGTATTTCCACGTGCCACGCAGCGCTGCTCACTGTAGCACCGAACGGGTAAGCAAGTTGCCTGTCAGCCCACGCTGTATCGCGGAATGCTTGAAAGGCTCTGCATTCAGGATATTAAACTACGTGTTAAATTGCTGCCAGAAGATTTGCTCGTACTCCCGGGCCGCTTTCTCAACCGCTTCTTTCGACATTAGATGCATGCGAACCAGAAGCTGACCCAGGCTATAGCGCTTTCCTTGCTGATCCAGGCGAATCTGTTCGGTGAGCACTGCTTCCAGTTGGGCAGCAGTGATATATCCCTTTTCAACCAGATATTCGCCTAACACCTGGGGTGCTGTGCGTGCCCGACTCCGCTCTTGCTGCTGAATGATCAAGGCTTTGGCGAGTTTGGCAGGTGTGATCATGCCACGCCGTAAAAGTAGTTGCCCGATCCGTCGATCCGATACCAGCAGACTACCACGACGTTGCTCGGCCAGCACTTCATTTAGTTCCGCTTCGGTAATGGCTCCTATCGAGATGAGAATGTCGCCGATTAACCGTGGCTTCGGTGGTTCGTGGAAATAGGGCGTCTTTACGTCGGAAAGTAATCGCATCGTGCGGATTTCGTTCAGCCGTTGCTGGGCAAACATGTCAGCAGGATCAACAGCCAGTCGTGCTTCCAGATACGCAATCTGTAGCTCCTCATCATCAGGCGCCAGAATTGATGCCCGTTCCAGACAATCTTTGCGCTGGCGTGCATCTTGTACCAGCTTGCTCAAGGCTACCCAGGCATCACGACACTGGTGACCTTCAAGCAAGTGTTTACGAATACTTGCCATATCCTGGCTGTGTAATGCGATGAACGGGCACGGAACCTGACACTGTTTCATTTGGTAGACCCTGTCGTATACCCTTTGCATAGGTGCTGCGACGCAAATCTTGATTTGCTTAACTGCTGTGTGTGACTTTATATTATACACGCTCAAGTCATGATTGCATAGGAGTACTTAAGTACTTATGGACACCGTTCACACTCTTCTTACCGGTTTAGGGAATATTGGTCGCACCTTCCTTGAGATGTTAATCGCCGATCCTGAGCGTTTACCGCGTCGCTATGGCTTCCGTCTCAAGATTGTCGGCGTTGCCGACTCTACGGGTGTCGCCCTTGATCCATCTGGGCTTGATCTGGCAGCGATTGTTGATCTCAAACGACGGCGGCTTGGAGTACGAGAGTTGCCGGCCTTTCGGTCCGATCTCAATCCGGTTACCCTGGCGCAGACAGCCGAATATGATCTCGTGTTAGAAGCAACGCCAACCAATCTTCGTGATGGTCAGCCAGGACTTGACATCGTTCGCTCAGCGCTTCAACGCGGCAAAGCTGCGGTTCTGGCCAGTAAAGGCCCGCTGGTGTTGGCATTTCAAGAGCTGGCGAGACTTAGCGATTGGGCTGATGATCTTTCACCCCATAGCCAGCGTCCACCGTTGCGCTTTTCTGGTGCGGTTGGCGGCGCTTTGCCGACGATTAATTTTGGCCGACGTGATCTGGCTGGTGCCCAGATCGAACGCGCAGAACTGGTGGTGAATGGCACAACCCAGGTCATTCTCGAACAGATGGCTGCCGGTGCCGATTTCGCCACTGCCCTGGCCGAGGCACAGCGGCAGGGCATCGTCGAACCCGATCCCTCACTTGATGTTGATGGCTGGGATGCCGCGAATAAACTGGTCATCTTCGCCAATGCGGTGCTCAATCAGCCGGCAACACTGGCCGATGTACAGGTGCGCGGTATCCGTGAAGTGAGCGCCGACGATCTGGCAGCGGCCTGGCGTGCCGGTGGACGCATCTCGCTGGTTGCCACTGCCGTGCGTCAAACGGATGGAACGTATACTCTCTCGGTCGCGCCAACGGTGTTGACAGCCGACCATCCATTGTCCCGACTGGCGCATGGCGAGATGGGTTTTGTCATCTACAGCGATAGTGCCGGTCGTTCAACGGTCAGCAGTCTCGAAGATGGCCCTCTCGGTACCTGTCAGGCTATGCTACGTGATGTGATTGATATTCGTCATCGTCTGAAGCGTCATTAAGGAATCAGACCGAGCCGTCGCCCGCGTGCTACCGCTTGCGTGCGCGAGGCGACGCCCAGTTTACTAAAGATGTTGTTAACATGCGATTTTACCGTACTGATGGCAATAATCAGGTGACCGGCAATCTCCTGGTTGCTGCGCCCTTCGGCCATCAACCGTAGTACCTCGATCTCACGCTGGCTGAGCGGTTCGGGCAGCGCATCAGATGAAGGCGTGCTCAGTACAGCAATCGGCGAAGGTTCATAATCGTCAAGGAGCGAGAGCAGGTATTCCCCAAACGGTGGCAGTCGTTGCCGGCTCAAAAGCTGGTTGAGGATGCGGCGTAGCGGTTCACCTGCCTGTTGAAAAGGGGTAACAATCCGTTCGCTGGTCGCCAGATCGAGTGCGCTCAGGATAGCCTCTGTGGCATCGTCACCGGCTGCTGCCAGGGCCAATCCGCGCAGCAATGCCGCATCGAGTGGTGAGAGACGTTGCCAGAGTTCTGTGCCTGATGGTGTACTTAATTCCATTGCCAGATCGTGAAGTGCCTGACAGTCGCCAGTGTCCTGGTAGTGAGCCAGCCGCCATTCATAGTGAGCACGAGTTATGTGTTCACGAGCATAAAATGCTGCTGTTGGCAGATATTGAAACTCACTTGGCGTGGCCACAATGTTGGTGATGAGTTGGCCGGCTGCTTCCAAATCACCCTGCTCGATCATAATTTGAGACTCTAAACCATCCAGTACAGCACGTACCCAGCCCACTCGCCGCTGGCGCGCCATAAAGCGGGCCTGCCGGATGATCCGTAGCGCACCGGGGAGATCATTGCGGGCACGGGCTACCCGTGCCATGACGATCAGCAGACAGAGATAACTGGTGGTATGTCCTGACTTGATCGCACTTTCCGCTTCGGCCAGGGCCGGTAAGGCACCGGCAAATTCGTGGCGGATCGTATGCAGGTCGGCCAGGGCCAGGAAGGGTAAGCCAATACCAGGAACGGTTCGATTACGCTGGTGATGCATCATTTGATCGATGGTATCCCGGCAGGCATTAATCGCGTTCGTGTATGCGCCACGCAGCATGAGCGTATAGGCGTAATCGATCGTTGCCATTGCTGAAATGTACGGCAGGCCAACGTGAAAGCCGTTGACCATGGCTTCGCTGAACGACTGCTCTGCCCGTACCAGATCGCGTTGGGCAATACAGGCGTAACCCAGGTCTTTGGCGATTCGCATCCGTAGTGATTGGTAATCGCTCTGCAACCAGTTCAGCGCCTGTTTTCCTTCTGCTATCACCTGATCGGTATCACCCTGTAAGGCCGCCAGACGTACCCGTACCGCACTCAATTCACCGCGTAAATTCGCAATTGGTCCAATAGGCGTTGCTGCACCACTGGCGACGCCGGCCAGGGCGCGTTCGGCAACCGCAATCCAATGGGCAGCCTCATCAACCTGATAATCTGCCGTCGCCAGCCAGGCTCGTAAGAGAGCCAGTCGTGGATGACGCTCAAAAGCCTCTACAGGAAGAGATGGTAACCATCGCCGGAGCGTTACCTCGCCGACCTGTGAAATGACCGCTAAACCAATTGGTTCCAGCATAGCAACAACATCGTCAAATGCCTGTGCCTGCAACGCATGGTTGACTGCTTGCGTCAGCATGCCATGCGCTGCGTACCACGCCCCGGCCCGACGATGCAGGATCGCCACCTGGTCTGGTGAGTGACTTGCCATCAGTCGATCCCGTAAAACCTCGGCGAACAGATGATGATACCGGTACCAGACCCGCTCGCTACCGAGCGGAAAGAGAAAGAGATTGTTACGCTCAAGTTCGGTCAGGATTTGTTGACTTGATTGAACCGGTGTTCGTACCTCTGTTTCATCATGGACACCGATAACTGCATCGCATAGCGCTCCACACAACTGATCGAGGATGGATGTCTGAAGGAGAAATTGTTGTAACTGGTGTGATAAATGGTTAAATACATCTTCAATTAAATAATCTGCAACGTAGCGATTACCACTGATTAATTCATCAATCAATTCACCACGGTTAACCCGATCACGGATCGCCAGTGCAATCAGTCGTAAGCCGGCCGGCCAGCCCTCAGTACTTTCCAGTAATGCCACGATCTGATCGCGACTCAAGGGTAGTTCCATCGTTTCAAGCAGAAAGGCTGCCGTCTCTTCAGGGTTAAAGGCCAAATCGAAACTACGCAACTCGGTGAGATGACCACGGGCGCGCCAGCGCGCCAGAGGCAGTGGTGGATCGCGGCGGCTGGCAATCAGTAAACGGCAACGGGGTGGCAGGTGATCGATGAGAAAGGTAATCGCGTTATGAATGAGCGGATCGTTGATCAGATGGTAGTCATCGAGCACAATGACCGTTGGCCCGGCTGTCTCGGCCAGATCGTTCAGTAGTTCAGCACACCATTGTGTCGTATCAATTTCAGAGTCTTCACTTAACAGTGCCTGCAACTGTGCACGTCGCTCATGTGGCAAATTACTCAACGCCTCCAGCAAGTAGGCCAGTAAACGGCGAATATCATTGTCGGTCTCATCAAGACTCAACCAGGCAATGTGTGACCATTCTTTGCGGGCCTCAACAATCCATTCAGCCAGCAACGATGTTTTACCGTAGCCGGCCGGTGCCGCAATCAATACCAATCGACTGTGCAGGGCAAGCCGTAACTGTTCGTACAAGCGGGGACGTGGAAGCAACGAAGGCCGCACTTCCGGCGGCTGCAATTTGGTGCGCACAAGTGGCATCATATGCCGTCTCCGTGCAATGATGGAAAGTTGGTAGCTGGTTTGGAACACCGTTGCACTATCTAGTCTACCACGGCTGATGCCCGAATGGTAGGTCGGTGTTATGCAAGATGGCTTGCGCTTATCTGCGTAATCTGCATACGCTCTACGCAACGGCTACATAACGCTATACCGGGAGTGTGTTGCTGAAAGCTTCCCGCTATACGCGAAGATACACACATCACGTTGTGGATGTCCATTCCAGGGGAGTGCCGTCTGCATATACGAGATGACTTCCGCCGGCAGCCCCCTTTTCCTGATGGTGTCCTACCACGCCCAATGACAAATAAGCCTGACCGACTCTAGGGGTTTTCCCCTAATGTGCGACTAGGGGTGATCCCCCACCGTTTTTCAGGGTGAGACGACTGGGCAATCCGGTGCCGTTATGTTTCAATAGCGGTATCTGGATAGTGAATTGCTACACACACAGGGAGGTGTACCGGCAGCAAACGATTTCTGCGTGTTGTGATCAGTGTTGTTCGCAATGAGTTGGGATGTTTGTATTCAAGGAGGACTTTCATGTCGAAGAAGACGTTCGGGTTGTTGCTGTCTCTGTTGACAGCCATTGCATTCCTTTTGTCTGCATGTGGCAGTGGTGGCAGCACCGGTGGCAACACTGGTGGGAGTACGGGTGGTAGCACCGGTGGGAGCACCGGCAATACGCAGCAGCTTGCGGTTGGGATTGTCCTTCCTACTAAAGATGAACCCCGCTGGATCCAGGATGAGACACGCTTCCGCGAAGCATTGCAGCAGGCCGGTTATCAGGTTGAGATTCTCTTCAGCCAGGGTTCGTCGGCTAAGGAGAAGGAGAACGTTGAGGCATTGATCGCCAAGGGCATTAAGGTCCTGATCATCTGCCCTCACGATGGTACGGCGGCAGCGGCGGCGGCTGAAGCTGCGCGGGCGGCTGGCGTGAAGGTGATCTCCTACGACCGCCTGATCCGCGAGACTGATGCGGTTGATTACTACGTCACCTTCGATAGCATTGCTGTGGGCGCACAACAGGCGCAGTATCTGGTTGATCACGCCAGCGGTACCGGTAATCCGCTCTACCTGTATGCCGGTGCAGCCTCAGACAACAATGCCTTCCTCTTCTTCGAGGGTGCCTGGAAAGTCTTGCAACCCAAGATTGCCGACGGCACATTCGTGATCAAGAATTCGAGCGAGGCGGTTGCCCTCCAGAACAAGCTCGACCTCACCCGCGACGAGATGGCGAAGATCATCGGTCAGGTGACCACCAACTGGGATTTCAACACCGCCAAGAATCTGGCCGAGGCAAACCTGACTGCGGCGACCGCTGCTGACAAGGGCAAAGTCTACATCCTGGCCCCGAACGACGGTACCGCCCGTGCAATCGCCGATGCCTTCGCTGCTGATAAGGATGTCACCGAGTACTTTGTCACCGGTCAGGATGCTGAGAAGGCTTCTGTGCAATACATCATCGATGGCCGCCAGTCGATGACCGTGTTCAAGGACGTGCGCACGCTGGTGCAAGACGCTATCAAGGCAGCGGTTGCACTCCTTCAGGATCAGCAGCCCGAAGCCCGTGGCACTTACAACAACGGCAAGAAGGACGTCCCCGCCATTCAATCGCCGGTAGTGACGGTCACGCGCGACAACGTGCGCGCAGCCCTGATTGACTCCGGCTACTACAGCGCCAGCGACTTCACCAATCTGCCCTAAAAGAATCTCTCTTCATAAAGACCGGGGTTGCCTGTTGCAATCCCGGTCTGTTAAATGATGCCAAAATTGCGGTAAACTTATGAAACACACTCCGGTAAAAAGAATACGCAAGGCGGTGTAGCATGCAAACCCCGATCCTGGAGATGCGTCAGATTACCAAAGAGTTCCCCGGTGTGCGCGCACTTGATAACGTCACTTTCAGCGTGAAACGGGGTGAAATCCATTGTCTGGTAGGCGAAAATGGGGCCGGCAAATCGATATTGATGAAGGTCTTGAGCGGTGTCTATCCGTATGGCTCGTACAGTGGCGAAATTCTGATTGATGGTCAGCCACAGCGCTTTTTCAGCATTGCTGACAGTGAGCGGGTTGGGATCGGTATCATTTACCAGGAACTGGCCCTGGTACCAGAAATGACCGTCTACGAAAATATCTTTCTCGGCCACGAAGTTAGTCGTAATGGGATTATCGACTGGAACGAGACGATCCGCCGGGCCGATGAGATGTTGCGCAAGGTGCGGCTCACCGTGAATCCGGCTGCCAAAATCCGGGATTTGGGTGTCGGTAAGCAGCAACTGGTCGAAATTGCGAAGGCGCTAAGCCGTGAAGTAAGAATTTTGATCCTTGATGAGCCGACGGCTGCGCTGAATGAAGATGATAGTGAGAACCTGTTAAACCTGTTACGCGAATTGCGCGATCAGGGTGTGACCTGCATTCTGATTTCACACAAGCTGAAAGAGGTGTTATCAGTTGCCGATACGGTGACCGTTCTCCGTGATGGGAAGACGGTCTGTACCCTCGATGCTCACAAGGGCGAAGTGAACGAACAGGCGCTGATCCGCAATATGGTTGGGCGTGAAATTACGAATATCTACCCGCCACGCAATCATCAGCCCGGTGACGAGGTGGTACTTGAGCTACGCAACTGGACAGTCTATTCCGCAGAAGCGGGCCGCTATCTGTTGCGCGATGTTAATTTGCAGGTACGGCGCGGCGAAATTGTCGGCCTGGCCGGTTTGATGGGTGCCGGTCGCACCGAGCTGGCGCTCAGTCTGTTCGGCAATGCACCGGGTTATCGCGTGAGTGGCGAATTGTGGCTCAAAGGTCGTAAACGTGAGTTCAGACATCCGCGTGAGGCGATTGCCGCCGGTATGGCTTACGTCTCGGAAGACCGCAAAGCAAAAGGCTTGATCCTCATCCAGGACGTGCGCCAGAACATCACGCTGGCGAACCTGCGTGCGCTGGCGAACAAGGGCGTTATTGATCGAAACGCTGAGATTCAGGTTGCTGAAGAATACCGTAAATCGTTGAATATCAAAACTCCTACCATCGAGCAACAGGTTGTCAATCTGAGTGGTGGTAATCAGCAAAAGGTGTGTCTCGGTAAATGGCTCTTCGTTCGTCCTGATGTCTTGATTCTCGATGAACCGACTCGTGGTATCGATGTGGGGGCCAAGTATGAAATCTATCAACTTATGAATCGGTTGGTCGAAGATGGCATGAGCATCATCATGATTTCATCGGAATTGCCCGAAGTCCTCGGTATGAGTGACCGGGTCTATGTCGTTTCCGGTGGTCGGATTAAGGGCGATCTACCAATTGCCGTGGCAACCCAGGAAAAGATTATGGCCCTGGCAGTCGATTATTAACGGTATATCCTCAACGAGGAGTGATGATAGGTGTTACATCGAGGTAAGGAGTTGGCATGGCTACCAGAACCCAAGTGAAACAGGCAACGTTTCTGGCTAATTTACAATACGTGCTGGGGCAGAATATCCGTCAATATGGTATGTTCATCGCCCTGTTCGTCATCATGATCATCTTTTCGATCACGACGAACGGTATCTTTATTTCGTCGCGTAATCTGAGCAACCTGATCAACCAGACCGGTTATATTGCGGTGCTGGCGGTCGGGATGACGCTGGTGATCGTCATTCGCCATATCGATCTGTCGGTCGGTTTTCTGGCCGGTTTTCTCGGTGCCGTCGCCGCAATTGCCCTGCGTTTTTGGGAATTACCCACCATCGTGGTCGTGCCCATGGTACTGGTGATGGGTGCTCTCGCCGGTTTGTTGACCGCTCTTCCGGTAGCTGAATTGAAGATTCCGTCCTTCGTTGCTTCGCTGGCCGGCTGGCTGATCTACCGTGGCGCCTTGCAATTGGTGACTGCCGGTACCGGTACGATTATCATCGAAGACGAGACATTTAATGCGATTGGTAACGGTTTTATTCCTGATGTACCTTTCAGCCTGATACCCGGTTATCACACGCTGACCTTATTGCTGGGTGTAGTGGCAATTGTGGCTTACGTTTTGAGTGAGATCCGCACCCGGAACAAAAAGCTGGCGTATAACTTCGAGGTGTTGCCCCTCGATATGTTTGTGCTCAAGCTG
This genomic window from Chloroflexus aurantiacus J-10-fl contains:
- a CDS encoding sugar ABC transporter substrate-binding protein — protein: MSKKTFGLLLSLLTAIAFLLSACGSGGSTGGNTGGSTGGSTGGSTGNTQQLAVGIVLPTKDEPRWIQDETRFREALQQAGYQVEILFSQGSSAKEKENVEALIAKGIKVLIICPHDGTAAAAAAEAARAAGVKVISYDRLIRETDAVDYYVTFDSIAVGAQQAQYLVDHASGTGNPLYLYAGAASDNNAFLFFEGAWKVLQPKIADGTFVIKNSSEAVALQNKLDLTRDEMAKIIGQVTTNWDFNTAKNLAEANLTAATAADKGKVYILAPNDGTARAIADAFAADKDVTEYFVTGQDAEKASVQYIIDGRQSMTVFKDVRTLVQDAIKAAVALLQDQQPEARGTYNNGKKDVPAIQSPVVTVTRDNVRAALIDSGYYSASDFTNLP
- a CDS encoding ATP-binding cassette domain-containing protein, with protein sequence MQTPILEMRQITKEFPGVRALDNVTFSVKRGEIHCLVGENGAGKSILMKVLSGVYPYGSYSGEILIDGQPQRFFSIADSERVGIGIIYQELALVPEMTVYENIFLGHEVSRNGIIDWNETIRRADEMLRKVRLTVNPAAKIRDLGVGKQQLVEIAKALSREVRILILDEPTAALNEDDSENLLNLLRELRDQGVTCILISHKLKEVLSVADTVTVLRDGKTVCTLDAHKGEVNEQALIRNMVGREITNIYPPRNHQPGDEVVLELRNWTVYSAEAGRYLLRDVNLQVRRGEIVGLAGLMGAGRTELALSLFGNAPGYRVSGELWLKGRKREFRHPREAIAAGMAYVSEDRKAKGLILIQDVRQNITLANLRALANKGVIDRNAEIQVAEEYRKSLNIKTPTIEQQVVNLSGGNQQKVCLGKWLFVRPDVLILDEPTRGIDVGAKYEIYQLMNRLVEDGMSIIMISSELPEVLGMSDRVYVVSGGRIKGDLPIAVATQEKIMALAVDY
- a CDS encoding sugar ABC transporter permease, whose product is MATRTQVKQATFLANLQYVLGQNIRQYGMFIALFVIMIIFSITTNGIFISSRNLSNLINQTGYIAVLAVGMTLVIVIRHIDLSVGFLAGFLGAVAAIALRFWELPTIVVVPMVLVMGALAGLLTALPVAELKIPSFVASLAGWLIYRGALQLVTAGTGTIIIEDETFNAIGNGFIPDVPFSLIPGYHTLTLLLGVVAIVAYVLSEIRTRNKKLAYNFEVLPLDMFVLKLVFISTLIGLLAWIMAGYNGLSWTMVIVLLVVAIYHFVTTQTVLGRHIYAVGGNPEAAELSGISVKRITYIVFASMGMLAALSGVLFASRLRSATTTAGTLFELDAIAAAYIGGVSAAGGVGNVIGSIIGALVYVSLTSGMNLMGIDIAYQYIVRGLVLVAAVIFDVTTRRRGRSA